The stretch of DNA TCAAGGCCGATTGATTTATTGGGGCAGATTATAATCTTATTGACCGGAGTTTTTGGGGTTGTGATTTTATTTAAAGAAAGGCTTAAGAAATAATGGGCATTCATTTAAGTTTATTCTGGATGTTTGGGATTGTTTCAATTTTGCTTTTTGTAATTGGCATTTATTGCATTCTTGTTACTTATAATTTAATAAGGGTTTTAATCGGCATAGAAATTTTAATTAAAGCAGTTACGCTTTTGATAATCGTGGCAGGATATATTACGGGGCATGAAGCCCTGGCTCAAAGCATGGTAATTACACTTATTGTTATTGAAGCGGTAGTGGTAACAGTGGCGGTTGGCATAGTTTTGGGGATACACAGCCATCATAATTCATTGGACCTTAGGAAAATAAGGCAATTAAAAGGTTAATTTATGCATAGAATATTACTTAGTCCACCGGTCGCTTTTATAATACTTTTTTTAGTGATAGTTATTTTTACAGCGTTATTATCGCGCTTGGCTTTTCGCGTCAAGAAGGTTAAGGAAGGCACGGGGAAATCATATGCCTGCGGTGAGAATAATTATGACAACATGGCGCAGCCTGATTATTCAAATGTTTTTCCGTTTGCTTTCTTTTTTACGCTGGCCCATGTAGCAACATTGATTATTGCCACTGTTCCTCTGGCAACCGTTGGAACATTTATCATGGTTTCTTTGTATATATTAGGGGCTTTTATCGGTTTATCTATTCTTTTTAGGAGATAACTTTTATGGGG from Candidatus Omnitrophota bacterium encodes:
- a CDS encoding NADH-quinone oxidoreductase subunit K, whose product is MGIHLSLFWMFGIVSILLFVIGIYCILVTYNLIRVLIGIEILIKAVTLLIIVAGYITGHEALAQSMVITLIVIEAVVVTVAVGIVLGIHSHHNSLDLRKIRQLKG